The Hahella sp. HNIBRBA332 genome window below encodes:
- a CDS encoding PspA/IM30 family protein: protein MALITRLTRLFKADMHAVLDRLEEPDALLRQAIREMEEEVSQNARKLQAKEYEIQQVGNRIKEVEKSLNGLDAQLDLCFEAENENLARNLLRRKLEGELLLSQFRQQASQLTDAITSQTSLLCDQRRRLESMRQKAALFEADHSVEPKAWDNKDVSITEEDIDLAMLREQQKRRAS, encoded by the coding sequence ATGGCGCTGATCACCAGACTGACTCGTTTATTTAAAGCGGATATGCACGCCGTGCTGGACCGCCTGGAAGAACCCGACGCCCTTCTGCGTCAGGCGATACGGGAAATGGAGGAAGAAGTATCGCAAAACGCGCGTAAGCTGCAAGCAAAAGAGTATGAGATACAGCAGGTTGGCAATCGCATCAAAGAGGTGGAAAAGTCCCTGAACGGACTCGACGCTCAACTGGACCTTTGCTTTGAGGCGGAGAATGAAAACCTCGCCCGCAATCTGCTCCGTCGCAAACTGGAAGGCGAGCTGCTGCTGTCGCAATTCCGTCAGCAGGCCAGCCAACTGACCGACGCCATTACCTCTCAAACCTCATTACTCTGCGATCAGCGTCGTCGGCTTGAGAGCATGCGCCAGAAAGCCGCGCTGTTCGAGGCCGATCACAGCGTCGAGCCCAAGGCCTGGGATAACAAAGACGTCAGCATTACCGAGGAAGACATTGATCTGGCAATGCTGCGCGAGCAACAAAAGCGGAGGGCATCATGA